The Thiorhodovibrio litoralis genome includes a window with the following:
- a CDS encoding IS4 family transposase — protein sequence MIALASELQDISLGDKRLNHRAQQVLETLGAKPTQSIPGACNGWYETRAAYRFFDHPTVTAEQILAPHFACTEERLREHPRVLCIQDTSELDYTTKKGIVGLGPLNFESRYGMYIHPTLAVTPERLALGLLDLHTFVREPGSLGQDKDSRRPLEEKESVRWVDGYARVNALAEELSDTRLTYVADREGDIYDLFVEAPIPENSADWLVRVQHRDRCLADGRKLNEALDAAAVLTEITFERPATKGAKARQVKQEIKVVRVTLKAPWRPDRTLPDVTVTALLATEVNPPAGEEPLNWLLLTNLAVQSAEEAIETLSWYLCRWQVEIFFRILKSGCRIEELQLETRERLEPALALYMIIAWRVLYLTMLGRECPELPCDAVFAEEEWKAVYLVTQKQAPPEQPPSLDTMVRMVASLGGFLNRKSDGFPGPKTLWIGLQRIPDFVMALEAYRSVRDSYG from the coding sequence ATGATCGCGCTGGCCTCTGAACTGCAGGACATCTCTCTGGGCGACAAGCGCCTGAATCATCGCGCCCAACAGGTGCTTGAAACCCTCGGCGCCAAGCCGACACAAAGTATTCCCGGGGCTTGCAACGGTTGGTATGAGACCCGGGCCGCCTATCGCTTTTTCGATCATCCCACGGTCACCGCCGAGCAGATCCTCGCACCCCATTTTGCTTGTACCGAAGAACGTCTGCGCGAGCATCCGCGGGTGCTGTGTATCCAAGATACCAGCGAGCTGGACTATACAACCAAAAAAGGCATTGTCGGTCTTGGGCCACTGAACTTTGAGAGCCGCTATGGGATGTACATCCATCCCACCTTGGCGGTCACGCCCGAGCGCCTCGCGCTGGGGCTGCTGGATTTGCACACTTTTGTGCGCGAGCCCGGTAGCCTGGGCCAGGACAAAGACTCGCGCCGCCCACTGGAGGAGAAAGAAAGCGTGCGCTGGGTCGATGGCTACGCGCGCGTCAATGCGCTGGCCGAGGAACTGAGCGACACGCGCTTGACCTATGTTGCCGATCGCGAGGGCGACATCTACGACCTGTTTGTTGAAGCGCCCATCCCCGAGAACAGCGCCGATTGGCTGGTACGGGTGCAGCATCGCGACCGCTGCTTGGCCGATGGCAGAAAGCTCAATGAGGCCCTGGACGCCGCTGCGGTGCTCACCGAGATCACCTTCGAGCGTCCCGCCACCAAGGGGGCCAAAGCACGCCAGGTCAAGCAGGAGATCAAGGTGGTGCGCGTGACCCTGAAGGCACCCTGGCGCCCGGATCGCACCTTGCCCGATGTCACGGTCACGGCCTTGCTCGCCACCGAGGTCAATCCACCCGCCGGCGAGGAGCCACTCAACTGGCTGTTGCTGACCAATCTGGCGGTGCAGAGCGCCGAGGAGGCCATCGAGACGCTCTCCTGGTATCTTTGCAGGTGGCAAGTGGAGATTTTTTTCCGGATCTTAAAAAGTGGCTGCCGCATCGAGGAGCTGCAGCTCGAGACGCGCGAGCGCCTGGAGCCGGCGCTCGCTTTGTACATGATCATCGCGTGGCGGGTGCTGTACCTGACCATGCTCGGGCGCGAGTGCCCGGAGTTGCCTTGCGATGCGGTCTTTGCCGAGGAGGAATGGAAGGCGGTCTATCTGGTCACCCAGAAACAAGCGCCACCCGAGCAGCCGCCCTCGCTCGATACCATGGTGCGCATGGTCGCCTCCCTGGGCGGCTTTCTCAACCGCAAATCCGATGGGTTCCCGGGACCGAAGACGCTCTGGATTGGGTTGCAGCGCATCCCCGATTTTGTCATGGCGCTGGAGGCTTACCGCAGCGTCCGGGATAGTTATGGGTAA
- a CDS encoding DNA polymerase has translation MVWHYACEDADTTFRLFGVLSKELEIRGLQSQFESRTMTLALQLGSWEFEGIPVGEQRLHALRTGASKQVDTAREAVQSHLGKGFNVDSNQEIQAALLADENIADFFRGKRLTNNLLEDLSGASEAARALVIYRREKYVLQQIEELIEQSQNGKVHPVFSQISSRFGQITARKPNLFATNVVREAVDKSVWHLYSDAMRSLQALVTLSGDEILSTDLIEGYPADFAILEENVDRFLLSLVVGNSNSKLARQFLLEQPVVADLRHRISVRYRRAFQWVDGVHTDAIKYGFIENEGRRFFVAGLGSSDLYKRQQAMNLCVKWLLQY, from the coding sequence ATGGTATGGCATTATGCCTGCGAGGATGCGGACACAACCTTTCGGCTGTTCGGAGTTCTTAGCAAAGAGCTTGAGATACGCGGGCTGCAATCTCAGTTTGAATCACGGACTATGACCTTGGCATTGCAACTTGGCAGTTGGGAATTCGAAGGAATTCCCGTCGGCGAGCAGCGGCTGCACGCGCTCCGAACGGGTGCCAGCAAGCAAGTTGATACGGCTCGAGAAGCAGTCCAAAGCCACTTGGGCAAGGGTTTCAACGTTGACTCTAACCAGGAAATCCAAGCCGCGTTGTTGGCGGATGAAAACATTGCGGATTTTTTTCGGGGCAAACGACTAACAAACAATCTGTTGGAGGACCTATCCGGCGCCAGTGAGGCAGCTCGCGCGTTGGTCATCTACCGCCGTGAGAAATATGTGCTACAACAAATCGAAGAGCTGATTGAACAGAGCCAAAATGGGAAGGTGCATCCTGTTTTCAGCCAGATCAGTAGCCGATTTGGACAGATTACCGCCCGTAAGCCCAACCTTTTCGCAACAAATGTCGTCCGAGAAGCAGTAGACAAGTCAGTATGGCATCTCTACTCCGACGCTATGCGTTCGTTACAAGCATTGGTCACCTTATCGGGCGACGAGATTCTGTCCACGGACCTGATTGAAGGTTACCCGGCCGATTTCGCTATCTTGGAAGAAAACGTTGATAGATTCTTATTATCGTTGGTCGTAGGCAACAGCAACTCCAAGCTCGCTCGCCAGTTCCTTCTAGAGCAACCTGTCGTTGCCGACCTAAGGCACCGCATAAGCGTACGCTATCGACGCGCATTCCAGTGGGTCGATGGCGTCCACACAGACGCTATCAAATATGGCTTTATAGAGAACGAGGGCCGCAGGTTTTTCGTTGCAGGCCTCGGCAGTTCCGACCTCTATAAGCGTCAACAGGCTATGAATCTGTGCGTGAAGTGGTTGCTTCAATATTAA
- a CDS encoding helicase HerA-like domain-containing protein: MTDPLLIGKGEQSLWLRSDKANRHGLIAGATGTGKTVTLQLLAEQFSRIGVPVFMADVKGDLAGISQPGGENAKVAERVQELDLESLGFRYDKNPVSFWDIGGALGHPARTTVSEMGPMLLARLLGLNDTQEGVLNICFHIADENGLLLLDLKDLRAILNFASEQADALRTTVGHVSQASVGAILRRLLRLEQAGGETLFGEPALDLSDLMQTDIDGRGVVNILAAESLIQNRTLYASFLLWLLSELFEQLPEVGDPDKPKFVLFFDEAHLLFDDAPEVLIERIEQVVRLIRSKGVGVYFVTQNPLDIPDTVLGQLGNRVQHALRAFTPRDQKAVRAAAQTFRQNPAIDTETAITALGVGEALVSVLDEDGIPTPVERVLIAPPGSRLGPISADERAALIRQSLVSGVYEQAIDRVSAYETLKTMAEQAAKAAEQRQDAPSTSGRTSAGQRSSGKRRSSSRQTPMEAMLKSTLRSVGSQLGRQLVRGALGSLFGGSRRR, from the coding sequence ATGACCGACCCATTGTTGATCGGCAAGGGCGAGCAAAGCCTCTGGCTGCGCTCGGACAAAGCCAACCGCCATGGCTTGATTGCCGGGGCCACCGGCACCGGCAAGACCGTCACCCTGCAACTGCTCGCCGAACAATTCAGCCGCATCGGCGTGCCTGTGTTCATGGCCGACGTGAAGGGCGACCTGGCCGGCATCAGCCAGCCCGGCGGCGAGAATGCCAAGGTCGCCGAGCGGGTTCAAGAATTAGACCTCGAGTCACTGGGCTTTCGCTACGACAAGAACCCAGTCAGTTTCTGGGACATCGGCGGCGCGCTCGGCCATCCGGCCCGCACCACCGTCAGCGAAATGGGCCCCATGCTGCTCGCGCGCCTGCTGGGGCTGAACGACACCCAGGAAGGGGTGCTGAACATTTGCTTTCATATTGCCGACGAGAATGGCCTGCTGCTACTTGACCTCAAAGACCTGCGCGCCATCCTCAATTTCGCCTCCGAGCAGGCCGACGCGCTGCGCACCACGGTCGGGCATGTGTCCCAGGCATCAGTCGGCGCCATTCTGCGCCGGCTGCTGCGACTCGAGCAGGCCGGCGGCGAGACGCTCTTCGGCGAGCCAGCACTGGATCTGTCCGACCTGATGCAGACCGACATCGACGGACGCGGGGTGGTGAACATCCTGGCCGCCGAATCCCTCATCCAGAACCGCACGCTCTATGCCAGCTTCCTGCTGTGGCTGCTCTCGGAGTTGTTCGAGCAACTACCCGAAGTCGGCGATCCGGACAAGCCCAAGTTCGTGCTCTTTTTCGACGAGGCGCACTTGTTGTTCGACGACGCGCCCGAGGTGCTGATCGAGCGCATCGAGCAAGTGGTGCGGCTGATCCGCTCCAAAGGCGTCGGGGTCTATTTTGTCACCCAAAACCCGCTGGACATCCCTGACACAGTGCTTGGCCAGCTCGGCAACCGGGTGCAGCACGCGCTGCGCGCCTTCACCCCCAGAGATCAAAAAGCCGTGCGCGCGGCGGCCCAGACCTTCCGCCAAAATCCGGCCATCGACACCGAAACCGCCATCACCGCGCTCGGCGTTGGCGAGGCGCTGGTCTCGGTGCTCGATGAGGACGGCATTCCCACCCCGGTCGAACGCGTGCTGATCGCCCCACCCGGCAGCCGGCTTGGCCCCATCAGCGCTGATGAGCGCGCCGCATTGATACGCCAGTCGCTGGTCAGTGGTGTCTACGAACAGGCCATCGACCGCGTCTCCGCCTATGAAACCCTCAAGACCATGGCCGAGCAGGCCGCGAAAGCGGCTGAGCAGCGCCAGGACGCGCCCTCGACGTCCGGGCGCACCTCCGCCGGCCAGCGCAGCAGCGGCAAGCGCCGCTCCAGCAGCCGCCAAACACCCATGGAAGCCATGCTGAAAAGCACCCTGCGTTCAGTCGGCAGCCAGCTCGGCCGCCAACTGGTGCGCGGCGCCCTGGGCTCGCTCTTCGGCGGCAGTCGCCGGCGGTGA
- a CDS encoding peptidylprolyl isomerase, protein MNSLLVIFAASTLAVGLAFAEADADQAAETAPNPKVAMDVSIGGEPAGTIEFELFADTVPKTAENFRALCTGEKGDDLSYAGSPFHRIIPGFMIQGGDFTRGNGSGGKSIYGRKFDDENFKLKHSKPGLLSMANSGPNSNGSQFFITVAPTPWLDGKHVVFGEVTDGMDVVDKMEATGSRSGRTSAPVVLESCREL, encoded by the coding sequence ATGAATTCTTTGTTAGTTATTTTTGCTGCTTCCACCCTCGCTGTCGGGCTGGCCTTCGCCGAAGCTGATGCGGACCAGGCCGCTGAGACTGCGCCGAACCCGAAGGTCGCGATGGATGTCAGCATCGGCGGGGAGCCGGCCGGCACCATTGAGTTCGAGCTGTTTGCGGATACCGTGCCCAAGACGGCCGAGAATTTTCGTGCGCTCTGCACTGGAGAAAAAGGCGATGATCTCAGCTACGCCGGTAGCCCGTTCCACCGCATTATTCCAGGCTTCATGATCCAGGGCGGGGACTTCACCCGCGGCAATGGCAGCGGCGGTAAGTCGATTTACGGCCGCAAGTTTGATGATGAGAATTTCAAGCTCAAGCACAGCAAGCCCGGCTTGCTGTCCATGGCTAATTCTGGGCCGAACTCCAACGGCTCGCAGTTTTTCATCACAGTCGCGCCCACACCCTGGCTGGACGGCAAGCATGTGGTCTTCGGTGAGGTGACCGACGGCATGGATGTAGTCGATAAAATGGAAGCCACGGGTTCGCGCAGCGGTCGCACCAGTGCGCCTGTGGTGCTGGAGTCCTGCCGGGAGCTGTGA
- a CDS encoding Slp family lipoprotein encodes MAFGKDQSPGRRVAKALCVLSILSGCASDGGQCPATLSNPYPSPAAMRALASDQVPLGQHLTWGGIFMDARHLSDATELVISARPLDSSCQVRRDAPAQGRFLVRYPGYFETTELISGQPLRVSGRLAAVETQTRSGEPMPVVTETILYGIRRPGAANATWDGYRPRISIGVGAGSGWSGGGVGISF; translated from the coding sequence ATGGCATTTGGTAAAGACCAGAGTCCAGGACGCAGGGTCGCGAAGGCCCTGTGCGTCCTGAGCATCCTCAGTGGCTGCGCCAGCGACGGCGGTCAGTGCCCCGCCACCTTATCCAATCCCTATCCATCACCCGCGGCCATGCGCGCTCTGGCGTCCGACCAAGTACCGCTCGGGCAGCATCTGACCTGGGGCGGCATCTTTATGGATGCTCGACACCTGTCCGACGCAACCGAGCTCGTCATCAGCGCCCGGCCACTCGACAGCAGTTGCCAAGTGCGCCGGGACGCCCCGGCCCAGGGACGCTTTCTGGTGCGCTATCCCGGCTATTTCGAAACCACCGAGCTGATCTCCGGCCAGCCCCTGCGCGTCTCTGGGCGGCTCGCCGCTGTAGAAACCCAAACCCGCTCGGGCGAGCCGATGCCGGTCGTCACGGAAACGATCCTGTATGGCATTCGCCGCCCCGGCGCAGCGAATGCCACTTGGGACGGCTACCGCCCGCGCATCAGCATCGGCGTGGGCGCCGGTTCCGGCTGGAGCGGCGGCGGGGTCGGCATCAGCTTCTGA
- a CDS encoding Slp family lipoprotein — translation MPFDSHRPATENRYQRPYRRRRHRWRANASLPLLALGFCCALLTACASPVPVPVRDPAQPDISLAAVQQTPDAYLGRSTRWGGRILEVDNGPETTRIKVLARRLEQSGRPDIETDSPGRFIAEFQGFVDPTRFPLDRLLTVVGPIIAVEPHAIGEYRYPYPVVAALTTYLWPKPEPVALAYPYGYGWWGPGFGPFIRDPWCCGPSWYGPPYGIW, via the coding sequence GTGCCTTTCGACTCCCACAGGCCAGCCACCGAGAACCGCTATCAGCGCCCATATCGGCGCCGGCGCCACCGCTGGCGTGCGAACGCTAGTCTGCCGTTACTAGCGCTCGGCTTCTGCTGCGCGCTACTCACGGCCTGCGCCAGTCCGGTTCCGGTCCCGGTCCGCGACCCGGCCCAGCCCGACATCTCGTTAGCAGCCGTTCAGCAAACACCGGATGCCTATCTCGGGCGCTCGACCCGCTGGGGCGGGCGCATCCTTGAGGTCGACAACGGCCCCGAGACCACGCGTATCAAAGTGCTCGCACGCCGACTCGAACAAAGCGGCCGCCCGGACATCGAAACCGACTCGCCGGGGCGTTTCATCGCTGAGTTTCAAGGTTTCGTCGATCCCACCCGCTTTCCGCTCGATCGACTACTCACCGTCGTCGGCCCCATCATTGCCGTTGAGCCGCATGCCATCGGCGAGTATCGCTACCCCTACCCGGTGGTAGCTGCGCTGACGACCTACTTGTGGCCCAAGCCCGAACCTGTTGCGCTTGCTTACCCCTACGGCTATGGCTGGTGGGGACCTGGGTTCGGTCCTTTCATCCGCGACCCCTGGTGTTGCGGTCCTTCCTGGTATGGTCCGCCCTATGGCATTTGGTAA
- a CDS encoding Nif3-like dinuclear metal center hexameric protein: MLELKTLVDYCADFLSIADFQDYCPNGLQVEGVERIERIVTGVTASQALIDAAAEENADALLVHHGFFWKGEDPCLVGNKGRRVKALHAAGLSLLAYHLPLDAHAELGNNRRLADLLGIEQPAPASAREPLLWRGHLPTAESAEAFSERVAKALARKPLHIPACDRPIKTLAWCTGGGQRYIEQAASLGVDAFLSGEISESTTHQARESGVDYFAIGHHASEREGIRALGEHLSQGFGLRHRFIDIDNPA, encoded by the coding sequence ATGCTTGAGTTGAAAACACTGGTTGACTACTGCGCGGATTTTCTGTCGATCGCGGACTTTCAGGACTATTGCCCGAATGGTCTACAGGTGGAGGGTGTTGAGCGCATTGAGCGCATCGTAACCGGCGTGACGGCCAGTCAGGCGCTGATCGACGCGGCCGCGGAGGAAAACGCCGATGCCCTGCTGGTGCATCATGGTTTTTTCTGGAAAGGCGAGGATCCTTGCCTGGTGGGCAACAAGGGACGTCGGGTCAAGGCGTTGCATGCAGCCGGACTGTCTTTGTTGGCCTATCACCTGCCGCTGGATGCCCACGCGGAGCTTGGCAATAATCGTCGTCTGGCTGATTTGCTCGGTATCGAGCAGCCTGCCCCGGCATCCGCGCGGGAACCCTTACTCTGGCGCGGGCATCTTCCAACTGCCGAGTCGGCGGAAGCCTTTAGTGAACGTGTTGCGAAGGCACTCGCGCGCAAACCCTTGCATATCCCGGCGTGCGATCGGCCGATCAAAACACTGGCCTGGTGCACAGGGGGCGGCCAGCGCTACATCGAGCAGGCTGCAAGTCTTGGAGTCGATGCGTTTTTGAGCGGCGAGATTTCCGAGTCAACAACGCATCAGGCGCGTGAGTCTGGTGTGGATTACTTTGCCATCGGTCATCACGCCTCCGAACGCGAGGGTATCCGCGCGCTAGGCGAGCATCTCAGTCAAGGTTTCGGGCTGCGACACCGTTTTATTGATATCGATAATCCTGCTTGA
- the petA gene encoding ubiquinol-cytochrome c reductase iron-sulfur subunit has product MSAQGVNKTRRRVLVAATSVAGAVGAGFVAVPFIASMNPSAKARAAGAPVRADISKVEPGALLRVKYRGQPIWVVHRTPEMLDGLPKNDSKLVDPQSTVPQQPEYCQNPTRSIKPEYFVAIGICTHLGCSPTYRPEFAPDDLGPDWRGGWFCPCHGSKFDLAGRVFKGVPAPTNLVIPKHTYLTDTTVLVGEDGGQA; this is encoded by the coding sequence ATGAGCGCACAAGGCGTTAATAAGACGCGGCGGCGGGTCCTCGTCGCCGCCACTAGCGTCGCCGGTGCCGTTGGCGCTGGCTTCGTTGCGGTACCCTTTATCGCGTCGATGAATCCGAGCGCCAAGGCGCGCGCGGCCGGCGCACCCGTAAGGGCCGATATCAGCAAGGTCGAGCCAGGCGCACTGCTGCGTGTCAAATACCGTGGCCAGCCGATTTGGGTCGTGCATCGCACGCCAGAGATGCTTGATGGCTTGCCCAAGAACGACTCGAAGCTGGTCGATCCGCAATCGACTGTGCCGCAGCAGCCGGAGTATTGCCAGAACCCGACCCGCTCCATCAAGCCGGAATATTTTGTCGCTATCGGTATTTGCACCCACTTGGGCTGCTCGCCGACCTACCGGCCAGAGTTCGCACCGGATGACCTGGGGCCAGACTGGCGGGGCGGTTGGTTCTGTCCCTGTCACGGGTCTAAGTTCGACCTCGCCGGGCGGGTTTTCAAGGGCGTGCCGGCACCGACCAATCTGGTCATCCCGAAACATACCTATCTGACTGACACCACCGTCCTGGTGGGCGAGGATGGAGGACAGGCTTAA
- a CDS encoding cytochrome b encodes MSAEHAQPTGLLGWFDKRFPILNVWNDHMARYYAPKNLNFWSFFGVLAITVLVLQIVTGIWLAMNYKPSAENAFASVEYIMRDVDWGWLIRYMHSTGASAFFIVIYLHMFRGLMWGSYRKPRELLWIIGVVIYLAMMATAFFGYLLPWGQMSYWGAQVIVNLFAAVPEIGPDLSTWVRGDFVISDATLNRFFAFHFLIPFLLVALVFIHIVALHHVGSNNPDGIEIKEKKDENGIPLDGIPFHPYYTVKDLVGVVVFLAIFSAVVFFAPDFGGLFLEGPNFQPADPLKTPPHIAPVWYFTPFYAMLRAIPPIGGSQFPGVVVMFGAIAILFLLPWLDRSPVKSIRYKGPISRFMLGAFAVSFVVLAYLGLQPASDIHTLMAQIFTAVYFAFFILMPIYSKLDKVKPVPERVTS; translated from the coding sequence ATGAGTGCTGAACACGCGCAACCCACAGGTCTTCTTGGGTGGTTCGACAAGCGCTTCCCGATTCTGAACGTCTGGAACGACCACATGGCGCGCTACTACGCGCCAAAGAACCTCAACTTTTGGTCTTTTTTTGGTGTGCTGGCCATCACGGTGCTGGTGCTACAGATCGTCACCGGTATCTGGCTGGCGATGAACTACAAGCCTTCGGCTGAAAACGCCTTCGCATCGGTCGAGTACATCATGCGTGATGTCGACTGGGGCTGGCTGATTCGCTATATGCACTCAACCGGTGCCTCGGCCTTCTTCATCGTCATTTATCTGCACATGTTCCGAGGCCTGATGTGGGGTTCCTACCGCAAGCCGCGCGAGCTGCTGTGGATCATTGGCGTGGTGATCTATCTGGCCATGATGGCCACCGCCTTCTTCGGCTATCTGCTGCCTTGGGGGCAGATGTCTTACTGGGGCGCGCAGGTTATCGTGAACCTGTTCGCCGCTGTGCCAGAGATCGGCCCCGACCTCTCTACCTGGGTACGTGGTGACTTTGTCATCTCGGATGCCACGCTGAACCGCTTTTTCGCCTTCCATTTCCTGATTCCTTTCTTGCTGGTGGCGCTGGTGTTCATTCACATCGTCGCCCTGCACCATGTCGGGTCGAATAACCCGGATGGAATCGAAATCAAGGAAAAGAAAGACGAAAACGGAATTCCGCTTGATGGCATTCCCTTCCACCCGTACTACACGGTCAAGGATTTGGTTGGCGTCGTGGTCTTTCTGGCAATCTTCTCTGCGGTAGTGTTCTTCGCGCCGGACTTTGGCGGCCTGTTCCTTGAGGGGCCCAACTTCCAGCCGGCTGATCCGCTCAAGACACCGCCGCATATTGCCCCGGTTTGGTACTTCACCCCCTTCTACGCCATGCTGCGGGCGATTCCGCCGATTGGGGGCTCGCAGTTCCCCGGCGTGGTGGTGATGTTTGGCGCGATTGCCATTCTGTTCCTGCTGCCCTGGCTTGATCGTAGTCCGGTTAAGTCGATCCGCTACAAGGGGCCGATCTCCCGCTTCATGCTCGGTGCCTTTGCGGTGTCTTTCGTGGTGCTGGCGTATCTGGGGCTGCAACCTGCCAGCGATATTCATACGCTGATGGCGCAGATATTTACCGCGGTGTATTTCGCGTTCTTTATTCTGATGCCAATTTACAGCAAGCTCGATAAGGTCAAGCCTGTTCCGGAAAGGGTAACCTCATGA
- a CDS encoding cytochrome c1, whose product MRNGLFALLLLVAPFAAWASGGEGPELEHADIDLKDQASLQRGAKYFVNYCMGCHSLQYSRYNRVAADIGITDAQAREFLIFGDQKPGDLMTNALRPEDGEKWFGTAIPDLTLVTRWREPDWVYTYLKSYYVDDSRPYGVNNLVFPDVGMPHALASLQGIQEPVYKDGHHPEEGAAAHIIGVKLVEPGTLTVEEYDNMARDITNFLTYVGEPMKLERKRLGIYVLLFLGLMFFLTYNLKKEYWKDVH is encoded by the coding sequence ATGAGAAACGGTCTATTTGCACTCCTCCTTTTGGTCGCACCCTTTGCCGCCTGGGCTTCGGGCGGGGAAGGGCCCGAGCTTGAGCACGCCGACATCGATCTAAAAGATCAGGCTTCTCTGCAGCGCGGTGCGAAATACTTCGTCAACTACTGCATGGGCTGTCATTCGCTTCAGTATTCCCGTTACAACCGGGTTGCGGCGGATATCGGCATCACCGACGCTCAGGCGCGGGAGTTCTTGATCTTCGGTGATCAAAAGCCAGGCGACCTGATGACCAACGCGCTGCGTCCCGAGGACGGTGAAAAGTGGTTTGGGACCGCGATACCCGACCTGACACTTGTCACTCGCTGGCGCGAGCCGGATTGGGTCTATACCTATCTTAAATCGTACTATGTCGATGACTCGCGTCCCTACGGCGTCAATAATCTCGTATTCCCCGATGTCGGCATGCCGCACGCCCTTGCCAGCCTTCAGGGGATTCAGGAGCCGGTCTACAAGGATGGCCACCATCCGGAGGAGGGTGCGGCTGCGCACATTATCGGGGTCAAACTGGTCGAGCCAGGCACCTTGACAGTCGAGGAATACGACAACATGGCTCGGGATATCACCAATTTCCTGACCTATGTCGGTGAACCGATGAAGCTTGAGCGCAAGCGCCTTGGTATCTACGTCCTTTTATTCCTCGGGTTGATGTTCTTTCTGACCTACAACCTGAAGAAGGAATACTGGAAAGACGTTCACTGA
- a CDS encoding glutathione S-transferase N-terminal domain-containing protein, translating into MTLFSDNTCPYCHRVRMVLAEKKMTVDIVDVDAGALPEEVLDANPYAEVPTLVDRDLRLYESRIIMEYLDERFPHPPLMPIDPVARANTRVYMYRVDRDWSVLMDRILKGSKSEATQARKQLRESLVTTSPVFGAHAFFMSEEFSLVDCCIGPLLWRLPILGLELPPAASAARDYAARLFAWPAFKESLTQAERDMVADAR; encoded by the coding sequence ATGACCCTGTTTTCAGACAACACTTGCCCCTACTGCCACCGGGTTCGAATGGTCTTGGCTGAAAAGAAAATGACCGTCGACATTGTGGACGTCGACGCGGGGGCGCTGCCGGAAGAGGTGTTAGACGCCAATCCGTACGCCGAAGTGCCGACCTTGGTCGATCGCGATCTGCGCCTTTACGAGTCGCGGATCATCATGGAATACCTCGATGAGCGTTTTCCACATCCGCCATTGATGCCGATTGACCCGGTAGCCCGGGCCAATACCCGCGTTTACATGTACCGGGTGGACCGTGACTGGTCGGTGTTGATGGATCGCATCCTTAAGGGTTCCAAATCTGAAGCCACGCAAGCGCGCAAGCAGCTGCGTGAAAGTTTGGTCACGACTTCTCCAGTGTTCGGGGCGCACGCATTCTTTATGAGCGAGGAATTCTCGCTGGTCGACTGCTGTATCGGGCCCCTGTTGTGGCGACTGCCGATCCTGGGTCTGGAGCTGCCACCCGCGGCGAGCGCGGCCAGAGACTACGCGGCCCGCCTTTTTGCCTGGCCCGCCTTCAAGGAAAGTTTGACCCAAGCGGAACGGGACATGGTGGCGGATGCGCGTTGA
- a CDS encoding ClpXP protease specificity-enhancing factor has product MTSNRPYLIRALFEWILDNDMTPHLLVDAMHPNADVPRKFVEEGRIVLNIAPTAVKDLMISNEMITFSARFGGVPSVVGLPPAAVLGIYARENGHGMIFPQEEDLESHPTSEDGESTDLGAQGQENAKGERKTNRPALRIVK; this is encoded by the coding sequence ATGACATCCAATCGTCCCTACCTGATCAGGGCGTTGTTTGAGTGGATACTCGACAATGACATGACGCCGCATCTTTTGGTCGATGCGATGCATCCGAATGCTGATGTGCCGCGGAAATTTGTCGAAGAAGGACGCATCGTTCTTAACATTGCACCGACCGCCGTCAAGGATCTGATGATCTCCAACGAAATGATCACCTTCTCCGCGCGTTTCGGTGGCGTACCCTCTGTTGTTGGGCTCCCTCCGGCTGCGGTGCTCGGCATCTACGCGCGCGAAAATGGACATGGGATGATATTTCCGCAGGAAGAGGATCTGGAGTCCCACCCGACGTCCGAGGATGGGGAGTCGACCGATCTCGGCGCTCAGGGTCAAGAGAATGCCAAGGGTGAACGAAAGACCAATCGTCCGGCGTTGCGCATCGTCAAATAG
- a CDS encoding DUF3301 domain-containing protein, with amino-acid sequence MTHLFLILLLLLAVALWMNSLRARELALGISRRTCQKHGVQFLDQTVALRRVTLVWQADGLKQRRTYQFEFSEEGVGRHQGEVIIRGLDLERISLGGYQPVQEMAPNLWES; translated from the coding sequence GTGACACATCTGTTTCTGATTTTGTTGCTTTTACTGGCGGTTGCGCTCTGGATGAACTCGCTGCGCGCGCGCGAGTTGGCACTGGGCATTTCGCGTCGGACGTGCCAAAAGCATGGGGTTCAGTTTCTCGACCAGACTGTCGCATTGCGCCGCGTCACTCTGGTGTGGCAAGCCGATGGTTTGAAACAAAGACGAACCTACCAATTTGAATTCAGCGAAGAAGGCGTCGGCCGCCATCAAGGAGAAGTGATCATTCGTGGACTGGACCTGGAGCGTATCTCGCTCGGCGGTTACCAACCCGTTCAGGAAATGGCTCCAAATCTCTGGGAAAGCTGA